The following are encoded in a window of Stigmatella erecta genomic DNA:
- a CDS encoding (2Fe-2S)-binding protein, translated as METSAQRISLKINGAEKQLDVAPWTTLLDLLRESLQLTGTKKGCDHGQCGACTVLLDGQRINSCLTLAVMKDGASVTTVEGLAQGQALHPVQEAFVEQDAFQCGYCTPGQICSAVGLISEGKAKTPDDIRELMSGNLCRCGAYPNILAAIQQAMGARQGGEGR; from the coding sequence GTGGAGACCTCAGCGCAGCGCATTTCCCTGAAGATCAACGGAGCAGAGAAGCAGCTGGACGTGGCCCCGTGGACCACGTTGCTGGACCTGCTCCGTGAGTCCCTTCAGCTGACCGGGACCAAGAAGGGGTGTGACCACGGCCAGTGCGGGGCCTGCACCGTCCTGCTGGATGGGCAGCGCATCAACTCCTGCCTGACGTTGGCCGTCATGAAGGACGGCGCCAGCGTCACGACCGTGGAGGGGCTGGCGCAGGGGCAGGCCTTGCACCCGGTGCAGGAGGCCTTCGTCGAGCAGGATGCCTTCCAGTGTGGCTACTGCACCCCGGGGCAGATCTGCTCCGCCGTGGGGTTGATTTCCGAGGGCAAGGCGAAGACCCCGGACGACATCCGCGAGCTGATGAGCGGGAACCTCTGCCGCTGCGGTGCCTACCCCAACATCCTCGCGGCGATTCAGCAGGCGATGGGCGCGCGCCAGGGCGGGGAGGGGCGATGA
- a CDS encoding sigma 54-interacting transcriptional regulator: protein MDPTATLRRAKPGRVRLKLLVLSGSEAGSSHPLTRSEYTVGKAPTCDIVLSDKTISRQHLKLEVREEHVLAIDLESRNGSFCEGLRFSQLELRPGSVITLGTTELKLVPEDTRERSMLLSKKNNFGALVGNSRKMREAFTLLERMAPGGADVLIQGETGTGKDVCAETLHQHSQRSQGPFVIVDMAGVAPTLIESELFGHVKGAFTGAQADRAGAFERANGGTVFLDEVGELPLELQPRLLRVLERRQVKRVGSNDYRTVSTRVITATHVDLEEAVKAGKFRRDLFHRLAVLRVTLPPLRERPDDIPLLIDTMLERMGKPPSALSDQTRALLAQYPWPGNVRELRNVVEQVVSLGEDALPEMEALSGETPLPKAGAAAEMDLPFKEAKERLIEGFERDYLRGLIERCEGNISRASREAGIDRVYLRKLLRKHGLEDRAGASADDKSPRGQ from the coding sequence TTGGATCCCACCGCAACCCTTCGCCGGGCCAAGCCGGGCCGAGTGCGGTTGAAGCTGTTGGTGCTCTCGGGCTCTGAGGCGGGCAGCAGCCATCCCCTCACGCGCTCCGAATATACGGTGGGCAAAGCGCCCACCTGCGACATCGTCTTGAGTGACAAGACCATCTCGCGCCAGCACCTGAAGCTGGAGGTCCGCGAGGAGCACGTGCTGGCGATCGATCTGGAGTCGCGCAACGGCTCCTTCTGCGAGGGGCTGCGCTTCTCCCAGCTGGAGCTGCGTCCGGGCAGCGTCATCACCCTGGGCACCACGGAGCTCAAGCTGGTGCCGGAGGACACCCGGGAGCGCTCGATGCTCCTCTCGAAGAAGAACAACTTCGGGGCGCTGGTGGGCAACAGCCGCAAGATGCGCGAGGCCTTCACCCTGCTGGAGCGCATGGCCCCCGGGGGCGCGGATGTGCTCATTCAGGGCGAGACGGGCACGGGCAAGGATGTGTGCGCCGAGACGCTGCACCAGCACAGCCAGCGCAGCCAGGGGCCCTTCGTCATCGTGGACATGGCGGGCGTGGCCCCCACGCTCATCGAGTCGGAGCTGTTTGGCCACGTGAAGGGCGCCTTCACGGGGGCCCAGGCCGACCGGGCCGGGGCCTTCGAGCGCGCCAACGGTGGCACCGTCTTCCTGGATGAAGTGGGTGAGCTGCCCCTGGAGCTTCAGCCCCGGTTGCTGCGCGTGCTGGAGCGCCGCCAGGTCAAGCGCGTGGGCTCCAACGACTACCGCACCGTGAGCACTCGGGTCATCACCGCGACGCACGTGGACCTGGAGGAGGCGGTGAAGGCGGGCAAGTTCCGCCGGGACCTGTTCCACCGGCTCGCGGTGCTCCGCGTCACGCTGCCGCCCCTGCGCGAGCGGCCCGACGACATTCCCTTGCTCATCGACACCATGCTGGAGCGGATGGGGAAGCCTCCCAGCGCCCTGTCGGACCAGACCCGGGCGCTGCTGGCCCAGTACCCGTGGCCGGGCAATGTGCGCGAGCTGCGCAACGTGGTGGAGCAGGTGGTGAGCCTGGGCGAGGACGCGCTGCCGGAGATGGAGGCGCTCTCGGGCGAGACCCCGCTGCCCAAGGCGGGGGCCGCCGCCGAGATGGACCTTCCCTTCAAGGAGGCCAAGGAGCGCCTCATCGAAGGGTTCGAGCGCGACTACCTCCGCGGCCTGATCGAACGCTGTGAGGGCAACATCTCCCGGGCCTCGCGCGAGGCGGGCATCGACCGGGTCTACCTGCGCAAGCTGCTGCGCAAGCACGGCCTGGAAGACCGGGCGGGGGCCTCGGCGGACGACAAGAGTCCCCGGGGACAATGA
- a CDS encoding serine/threonine-protein kinase: MNSKNTRSERKGSSNAVPNTARSGPALTPEDAPPVSQVGRYILLKQLGKGGMGVVYAAYDPDLDRKVALKLLRPDGGTDSEEARARLLREAQAMARVSHPNVIPIFDVGVWGDQVFLAMEIVDGGTLASWLKAKPRSWREVLERFLAAGQGLQAAHAAGLVHRDFKPANVLVSQAGRVFVTDFGLARKVGEDQEEPLPEQAQLMLPPENRMLETTLTETGLVMGTPNYMSPEQFRDAELDARSDQFSFCVALYWGLYRQRAFEPESMRSYASATSGAQQPAPDQTEPMRPTNTPWLAKSSQVPSDIIREPPREVKVPAWVRDVVMRGLSLEPASRFPSMQQLLEALSQERRQLQRRKWAVAACTAGVGLAVVAGGVYQQSQVCSGAGALVGQVWGAAQRQAMEAAFVATGRPLARETAQHVAQVLDGYARDWAHQSTAACEATRVEGTQPEELLARRVVCLERRRKDMRATVGLLEQADAALVEKAVEAAYALPSLQECEDAESLADQQRLPSDPVRRADIERLEGKLAEVKALVTAGRYPAALEAAQQIESPVKATGHLPLIAELRLQLGVAQDRLGELPEAARNLSQAVYDAEAGRADRLKVSILNRLIFVEDGQRHFPQASSWGGLAEATLQRLGGEPELESELRVVQANLAISQERFQEAQALLMQSRQLLERVLEPGHPKLARNTFLLGRTLMDLGEPKRAQEMLELALKQTEAAVGSMHPDMAHRHGLLAVLLREQGDYARALVHAQAAAEIRKALIGERSVAFADALDEVSMSLMGLGRHEEALRASEQALKVKQQVLPAEDEGLQYSYDGVGQALLLMGRARESIEPLKRAVSFASAPADVLAESGFALARALWLSGNPPDTARGEAVHARERFAEAGMASRVAEVDSWLESIPKQNARRPAHSPRRSRR; this comes from the coding sequence ATGAATTCGAAGAACACTCGGAGCGAGCGCAAGGGTTCATCCAACGCCGTGCCGAATACGGCCCGCTCCGGGCCGGCCCTGACGCCCGAGGATGCACCGCCGGTATCCCAGGTGGGGCGCTACATCCTGCTCAAGCAGCTGGGCAAGGGCGGGATGGGGGTGGTGTACGCCGCCTATGATCCGGACCTGGACCGCAAGGTGGCGCTCAAGCTGCTGCGGCCGGACGGCGGGACGGACTCGGAGGAGGCCCGGGCGCGGCTGCTGCGCGAGGCGCAGGCCATGGCGCGCGTCTCCCACCCCAACGTCATCCCCATCTTCGATGTGGGCGTCTGGGGTGACCAAGTTTTTCTGGCCATGGAGATCGTGGACGGTGGGACGCTGGCCTCCTGGCTGAAGGCCAAGCCCCGGTCCTGGCGGGAGGTGCTGGAGCGGTTCCTGGCGGCGGGCCAGGGGCTGCAGGCGGCCCACGCCGCGGGGCTGGTCCACCGGGACTTCAAGCCGGCCAACGTCCTGGTGAGCCAGGCGGGCCGCGTGTTCGTCACCGACTTCGGGCTCGCGCGGAAGGTGGGCGAGGACCAGGAGGAGCCGCTTCCGGAGCAGGCGCAGCTGATGCTGCCTCCGGAGAACCGCATGCTGGAGACGACCCTCACCGAGACGGGCCTGGTGATGGGGACGCCCAACTACATGTCCCCGGAGCAGTTCCGGGACGCCGAGCTCGATGCGCGCTCGGATCAGTTCAGCTTCTGTGTGGCGCTCTATTGGGGGCTCTACCGTCAGCGGGCCTTCGAGCCCGAGAGCATGCGCTCCTACGCCTCGGCGACCTCGGGCGCTCAGCAGCCAGCGCCCGATCAGACCGAGCCGATGCGGCCGACGAATACCCCCTGGCTGGCCAAGTCCTCCCAGGTGCCCTCGGACATCATCCGGGAGCCCCCCCGCGAGGTGAAGGTCCCCGCGTGGGTGCGGGACGTGGTGATGCGCGGCCTGTCGCTCGAGCCCGCTTCACGCTTCCCGTCCATGCAGCAGCTGCTGGAGGCGCTCTCCCAGGAGCGGCGCCAGCTCCAGCGGCGCAAGTGGGCCGTGGCGGCATGCACGGCGGGCGTGGGCCTGGCGGTGGTGGCGGGGGGCGTGTACCAGCAATCCCAGGTCTGCTCGGGCGCCGGGGCGCTGGTGGGGCAGGTGTGGGGCGCGGCCCAGCGGCAGGCGATGGAGGCGGCGTTCGTGGCCACCGGACGGCCCCTGGCGCGGGAGACCGCCCAGCATGTCGCCCAGGTGCTGGATGGCTACGCCCGGGATTGGGCGCACCAGAGCACGGCGGCGTGCGAGGCCACGCGCGTGGAGGGCACCCAGCCCGAGGAGCTGTTGGCCCGGCGGGTGGTCTGCCTGGAGCGGCGGCGCAAGGACATGCGGGCCACGGTGGGGCTGCTGGAGCAGGCGGATGCCGCCCTGGTGGAGAAGGCGGTGGAGGCGGCCTACGCGCTGCCGTCCCTGCAGGAGTGTGAGGACGCCGAGTCCCTGGCGGATCAGCAGCGGCTGCCGTCGGATCCGGTGCGGCGCGCGGACATCGAGCGGCTCGAAGGCAAGCTCGCGGAGGTGAAGGCCCTGGTGACCGCGGGCCGTTACCCGGCCGCGCTGGAGGCCGCGCAGCAGATCGAATCGCCGGTGAAGGCCACCGGCCACCTGCCCCTCATCGCGGAGCTGCGCTTGCAGCTGGGCGTGGCCCAGGACCGGCTGGGGGAGCTGCCCGAGGCGGCGCGCAACCTGTCCCAGGCTGTCTACGACGCCGAGGCGGGGCGCGCGGACCGGTTGAAGGTCTCCATCCTCAACCGGCTGATCTTCGTGGAGGACGGGCAGCGGCACTTCCCGCAGGCGTCGAGCTGGGGCGGCCTCGCGGAGGCCACGCTCCAGCGGCTGGGGGGCGAGCCGGAGCTGGAGTCCGAGCTGCGCGTCGTCCAGGCCAACCTGGCGATCTCCCAGGAGCGCTTCCAGGAGGCCCAGGCGCTGCTGATGCAGTCCCGCCAGTTGCTGGAGCGGGTCCTGGAGCCGGGCCATCCGAAGCTGGCCCGGAACACCTTCCTCTTGGGCCGGACGCTGATGGACCTGGGCGAGCCCAAGCGGGCGCAGGAGATGCTGGAGCTGGCCCTGAAGCAGACCGAGGCCGCGGTGGGGTCCATGCATCCGGACATGGCCCACCGCCACGGCCTGCTCGCCGTGCTCTTGAGGGAGCAGGGGGACTATGCCCGGGCGCTGGTGCACGCGCAGGCGGCCGCCGAGATCCGCAAGGCCTTGATCGGCGAGCGGAGCGTGGCGTTCGCGGATGCCCTGGACGAGGTGAGCATGTCCCTGATGGGGCTGGGCCGCCACGAGGAGGCCCTTCGCGCGTCCGAGCAGGCCCTGAAGGTGAAGCAGCAGGTGCTTCCGGCCGAGGACGAGGGGCTCCAGTATTCGTATGACGGCGTGGGACAGGCGCTCCTGCTCATGGGGCGGGCGCGCGAGTCGATCGAGCCCTTGAAGCGGGCTGTCTCCTTTGCCTCGGCGCCCGCCGACGTGCTGGCGGAGTCGGGCTTCGCCCTGGCCCGGGCGCTCTGGCTGTCCGGCAATCCGCCGGACACAGCGCGTGGCGAAGCCGTCCACGCCCGCGAGCGCTTCGCCGAGGCGGGGATGGCCTCCCGCGTGGCCGAGGTGGACTCCTGGCTGGAGTCGATTCCCAAACAGAACGCCCGCCGCCCTGCTCACTCGCCGCGCCGCTCCCGCCGGTAA
- a CDS encoding lytic transglycosylase domain-containing protein encodes MSLAPVSRNAPAFSSSNDLSVTRGSALGQTSAAGCARGGTAPQGLKALQQDSFQSGPGLAGDWSKFMEGAASLLDAAAQLVNLLQSPELGGDLSAGCGTDGASSLASPFEDSFAPESSAGPSTGAAPSAPASPAPSAAAPSATGSAGASSASGEGALGGGFPPALNKYKGAIESAAAKAGVPASMLAAQIWQESRGDLGAATTNGGNGLTDTGLMQVNPNTFQELQSKHPELQGKNLADPETNILAGAFYMKDMKEQFGSWDLALRAYNSGPNGVDRSNPNAIPAGTGDATYVEKVQKFSEIIATGNGTLPA; translated from the coding sequence ATGAGCCTCGCTCCCGTTTCCCGCAACGCCCCGGCCTTCAGCTCCTCGAACGACCTGTCCGTGACCCGCGGCAGTGCCCTGGGCCAGACGTCGGCCGCTGGCTGTGCCCGGGGAGGCACGGCGCCCCAGGGCCTGAAGGCGCTGCAGCAGGACAGCTTCCAGTCCGGGCCGGGGCTGGCCGGGGATTGGTCGAAGTTCATGGAAGGCGCCGCCAGCCTCCTGGATGCGGCGGCCCAGCTGGTGAACCTGCTGCAGTCTCCCGAACTCGGTGGGGACCTGTCCGCGGGCTGCGGCACCGACGGCGCCTCGTCCCTGGCGTCGCCCTTCGAGGACAGCTTCGCGCCCGAGTCCTCCGCCGGTCCGTCCACGGGGGCCGCCCCGTCGGCACCGGCCTCGCCCGCCCCGTCGGCGGCTGCTCCCTCGGCGACGGGCTCGGCGGGAGCCTCCTCGGCCTCGGGTGAGGGCGCGCTGGGCGGCGGGTTCCCCCCTGCCCTGAACAAGTACAAGGGCGCCATCGAGTCGGCGGCGGCCAAGGCGGGCGTGCCGGCCTCCATGCTGGCCGCACAGATCTGGCAGGAGTCCCGCGGCGACCTGGGCGCCGCCACCACCAACGGTGGCAACGGCCTGACGGACACCGGCCTGATGCAGGTCAACCCCAACACCTTCCAGGAGCTGCAGAGCAAGCACCCCGAGCTGCAGGGCAAGAACCTGGCGGACCCGGAGACGAACATCCTGGCCGGCGCCTTCTACATGAAGGACATGAAGGAGCAGTTCGGCAGCTGGGATCTCGCCCTGCGCGCCTACAACTCCGGCCCCAACGGCGTGGACCGCAGCAACCCGAACGCCATCCCGGCGGGCACGGGTGACGCCACCTACGTCGAGAAGGTGCAGAAGTTCTCGGAGATCATCGCCACCGGCAACGGCACCCTGCCGGCGTAG
- a CDS encoding GH92 family glycosyl hydrolase, translating into MRTEHPPRKSGTAHQGLLVFIAILGGLSAAQAGAGTPDTAYASVDPFIGTGGDGHTFPGAALPFGMIQLSPDTQIRHFRESYKWAAGYRHDDTTIQGFSHTHFSGTGHSDLGDVLVMPIAGEVQLEPGDIDKPGSGYRSRFSHEDEKAEPGYYAVTLADPGIRAELTVSRRAGLHRYRFPKGAPAHVLVDQRASIYNYPGKVQWSRLRVHPDGAVTGFRELRGWAPGRPLYFAMRFSQPMTGHALHNREERIEYKGFFPPGRGTAQRAQLEGRELVGVFDFGELKAQELLVKVAISPVSEENALRNLDEDLPGWDFDATRTAAREEWKKALSVADIDAPAPMRKMLYTALYHTLIAPSLFTDADGRFRGPDNQVHQAEGFTFYSTFSLWDTYRAAHPLLTLIQPEQRNNDFIHSLLASQKVSPYGILPVWQFHGLETWCMIGYHAVPVIADAYLKGIRGYPADQALDAMVASATYKPYGGLEHYMSLGYVPIDKEPEAASKTLEYAYDDWALSRMARAMGRESVAAQFEARAKNYRNVFDAKTGFVRARQSDGRFREPFDPAAVGYGSDYTEGNAWQYSWYVPQDTAGLISLLGGDSKLAAKLDAVFDAKVSAESFAHVEDISGLIGHYAHGNEPSHHVAYLYGYAGQPWRTQERLKQIIDTQYKAAVDGLAGNDDCGQMSAWLVFTALGFYPVTPGSNEYVLGRPFVERAALTLPNGKRFTVVAENLSDDRPYVGKVTLNGKPLERSFVRHEELLAGGELRFVMQARPNKTWATRAEHRPYSLSNRPR; encoded by the coding sequence ATGCGGACCGAGCATCCTCCACGTAAGTCTGGCACGGCCCACCAGGGCTTGCTGGTGTTCATCGCCATTCTGGGAGGCTTGAGCGCGGCCCAGGCGGGTGCGGGCACCCCTGACACCGCCTATGCCTCGGTGGATCCGTTCATCGGCACCGGCGGAGATGGCCACACCTTCCCGGGCGCCGCCCTGCCCTTCGGGATGATTCAGCTCAGCCCCGACACGCAGATCCGCCACTTCCGCGAGAGCTACAAATGGGCGGCGGGCTACCGGCACGACGACACCACCATTCAGGGCTTTTCCCATACGCACTTCTCCGGCACCGGCCATTCGGACCTCGGTGACGTGCTGGTGATGCCCATCGCGGGGGAGGTCCAGCTGGAGCCGGGCGACATCGACAAGCCCGGCAGCGGCTACCGCTCCCGCTTCAGCCATGAGGACGAGAAGGCCGAGCCTGGCTACTACGCGGTGACGCTGGCGGACCCGGGCATCCGCGCGGAGCTGACGGTGAGCCGCCGGGCAGGCCTGCACCGGTACCGGTTCCCGAAGGGCGCTCCCGCCCATGTGCTCGTGGACCAGCGCGCGAGCATCTACAACTACCCGGGCAAGGTGCAGTGGTCGCGCCTGCGCGTGCACCCGGACGGCGCGGTCACCGGCTTCCGCGAGCTTCGGGGCTGGGCGCCCGGCCGTCCCCTGTACTTCGCCATGCGGTTTTCCCAGCCGATGACCGGACATGCCCTGCACAACCGGGAGGAGCGGATCGAATACAAGGGCTTCTTCCCTCCCGGACGGGGAACCGCCCAGCGGGCGCAGCTCGAAGGGCGGGAGCTGGTCGGCGTCTTCGATTTCGGCGAGCTAAAGGCGCAAGAGCTGTTGGTGAAGGTGGCCATTTCTCCGGTCAGTGAGGAGAACGCCCTGCGCAACCTCGACGAGGACCTGCCGGGCTGGGACTTCGATGCCACCCGCACCGCGGCCCGCGAGGAGTGGAAGAAAGCCCTCTCCGTGGCGGACATCGACGCGCCCGCGCCGATGCGCAAGATGCTCTACACGGCGCTCTACCACACCCTGATCGCCCCCAGCCTCTTCACCGACGCCGATGGCCGCTTCCGGGGGCCCGACAACCAGGTCCATCAGGCGGAGGGGTTCACGTTCTACTCGACGTTCTCCCTGTGGGACACCTACCGGGCCGCGCACCCGCTGCTGACCCTCATCCAACCGGAGCAACGCAACAATGACTTCATTCACTCGCTGCTCGCCTCCCAGAAGGTGAGCCCCTACGGCATCCTGCCGGTCTGGCAATTCCACGGGCTGGAGACGTGGTGCATGATCGGCTACCACGCGGTGCCGGTCATCGCCGATGCCTACCTGAAGGGCATCCGCGGGTACCCCGCGGATCAGGCGCTCGACGCGATGGTGGCCAGCGCCACGTACAAACCCTACGGGGGCCTCGAGCACTACATGTCCCTGGGATATGTCCCCATCGACAAGGAACCCGAGGCGGCCTCCAAGACGCTGGAGTACGCCTACGACGACTGGGCCCTGTCGCGGATGGCGCGCGCCATGGGACGCGAGTCCGTGGCCGCGCAGTTCGAGGCGCGCGCGAAGAACTACCGCAACGTGTTCGATGCCAAGACCGGCTTCGTCCGGGCGCGCCAATCCGACGGCCGCTTCCGCGAGCCTTTTGATCCGGCCGCGGTGGGCTATGGAAGCGACTACACGGAAGGCAATGCCTGGCAATATTCGTGGTACGTGCCGCAGGACACCGCCGGATTGATTTCCCTGCTCGGAGGCGATTCGAAGCTGGCCGCGAAGCTCGATGCCGTCTTCGACGCCAAGGTGTCCGCCGAGTCCTTCGCACACGTCGAGGACATCTCGGGCCTGATCGGCCACTACGCGCACGGCAACGAACCAAGCCACCACGTCGCCTACCTCTATGGCTACGCGGGACAACCCTGGCGGACGCAGGAGCGGCTCAAGCAGATCATCGACACCCAGTACAAGGCGGCGGTGGACGGACTGGCCGGCAACGACGACTGCGGCCAGATGTCGGCCTGGCTGGTGTTCACCGCGCTCGGGTTCTACCCGGTGACGCCGGGCAGCAACGAGTACGTGCTCGGCCGTCCTTTCGTCGAGCGCGCCGCGTTGACCCTGCCCAATGGCAAGCGCTTCACCGTGGTGGCCGAGAACCTGAGCGATGACCGTCCGTACGTTGGCAAGGTCACGCTCAATGGAAAGCCGCTGGAGCGCAGCTTCGTGCGCCACGAGGAACTGCTCGCGGGCGGGGAGCTTCGCTTCGTGATGCAGGCCCGGCCGAACAAGACCTGGGCCACCCGGGCGGAACACCGGCCCTACTCCCTGTCCAACCGCCCGCGCTGA
- a CDS encoding arsenate reductase family protein — MTDEVLVLAYAGCGTCKKALQWLNQHGVAYRLRAIVEAPPTPEELRRWVPQSGVSVRKWLNTSGQSYRALGKEKVDAASDAQLLQWLAADGKLVKRPVLVRGTTVLVGFKPEVYAQHVSTAGNSGG; from the coding sequence ATGACGGATGAAGTCCTGGTGCTCGCGTACGCGGGGTGTGGAACCTGCAAGAAGGCCCTCCAGTGGTTGAACCAGCACGGGGTGGCCTACCGCCTCCGCGCCATCGTGGAGGCGCCCCCCACGCCCGAGGAGCTGCGCCGGTGGGTGCCCCAGAGCGGGGTGTCCGTGCGCAAGTGGCTCAACACCAGCGGGCAGAGCTACCGCGCCCTCGGCAAGGAGAAGGTGGACGCCGCCAGCGATGCGCAGCTCCTCCAATGGCTCGCGGCGGACGGGAAGCTCGTCAAGCGGCCCGTGCTCGTGCGGGGCACCACCGTGCTCGTCGGCTTCAAGCCCGAGGTCTACGCGCAGCATGTCTCCACCGCCGGCAACTCCGGCGGGTGA
- a CDS encoding NUDIX domain-containing protein, with the protein MTIPPGLVIAPGHRVKWLDGRLAIEADEDRSRLRSALERHLVVGDAGHTLILGSQIRASLDTHLQVHPLSAVEARFLADNNVPLSLPTGTPALSPRTDLHTHFAGALPGKTLVELATSTEGVTVPRGLLSEIGIDARQDVPAPALNPLARERLARSLDVPLDRQITFQDMERLYARRSPLTKHPLLFVPQLRAIARQLAATGVRYAELSLSTAVEPEVLTALHASLEPIEDESGVRLRFLVALSRHDDLEWDLDVLDRVEQCLASRAIAGVDIMGHETCSTRAFVPILERAASLGDARPGFVVRVHAGENPAYPENVREAIRVLLPFPGVEIRIGHGLYGVDGETLAAMARNADRVIVEFNLTSNLALNNIQTTMQVPLRRYVDAGVSAVLGTDGAGLYGTSAPDEARAALACGLDEPRLARIRDTEDALMKRRQENERNRPPLRDWSPPPPAPRRHFTPARAAELAAQRGAVRAAQAQRLHQRGATVTSEAPVLAGRPLLWLAGAWRHAFADWTPDEVQHAATVLAEVLRGLAARGGLLLTGGTCHGMEGLSHGLAAEAGVDVLGAIVEETLADDLDARVRTFWRCARSLYEKASPVVRLVRDAHGLGLFLGGGLIVADEQQAALNLRARHVLLSGLRGAAVEAARASKHARFVDDAASILAALDDTRPWGQLRYPGPNEAADVVLLRRGALGDAELLLIRRHDDSGAAAGRMSLPGGFVRPGESPRDAAVRELLEETGFRIPPESLVPVTTVAGGGRDPRDTAERWVRSHVFAALVDDEDTPPPGTASNLVLGGSDAAAALFVSVTRRPRLAFDHDGLVTQSLAALSLL; encoded by the coding sequence ATGACGATACCGCCCGGCCTGGTGATTGCTCCCGGTCATCGCGTGAAGTGGCTCGATGGGCGGCTCGCCATCGAGGCCGACGAAGACCGCAGCCGCCTGCGCTCCGCGTTGGAGCGTCACCTCGTGGTAGGCGATGCGGGCCACACGCTCATCCTGGGCAGCCAAATCCGCGCCAGTCTCGATACGCACCTTCAGGTCCACCCCCTCTCGGCGGTGGAGGCGCGCTTCCTGGCCGACAACAACGTGCCGCTGTCGCTCCCCACGGGCACGCCCGCGCTCTCGCCGCGCACGGACCTTCACACCCACTTCGCGGGGGCCTTGCCCGGCAAGACGCTCGTGGAGCTGGCCACCTCCACCGAAGGTGTCACGGTGCCACGGGGCCTGCTCTCCGAGATAGGCATCGACGCCCGTCAGGACGTGCCCGCCCCGGCCCTCAATCCCCTGGCCCGCGAACGGCTCGCGCGCAGCCTCGATGTTCCCCTGGACCGGCAAATCACATTCCAGGACATGGAGCGCCTCTACGCACGGCGCAGCCCGCTCACCAAGCATCCCCTCCTCTTCGTTCCCCAGCTTCGAGCCATTGCCCGGCAGTTGGCCGCCACGGGCGTGCGCTATGCCGAGCTCTCCCTGTCCACGGCCGTGGAGCCGGAGGTGCTCACGGCACTCCACGCGTCGCTCGAGCCCATCGAAGACGAGAGCGGGGTTCGCCTCCGGTTCCTCGTGGCCCTGTCCCGCCACGATGATCTCGAGTGGGATCTCGACGTTCTCGACCGCGTCGAGCAGTGCCTTGCCAGCCGCGCCATCGCGGGCGTGGACATCATGGGGCACGAGACGTGCTCCACCCGGGCCTTCGTGCCCATCCTCGAGCGCGCCGCCTCGCTCGGTGATGCCCGGCCGGGCTTCGTGGTCCGCGTCCATGCGGGCGAGAACCCCGCCTATCCCGAGAACGTCCGCGAGGCCATCCGCGTGCTGTTGCCCTTCCCAGGGGTGGAGATCCGCATCGGCCATGGGCTCTACGGCGTCGACGGCGAGACCCTGGCCGCCATGGCTCGCAACGCGGACCGGGTCATCGTGGAGTTCAACCTCACCTCCAACCTCGCGCTCAACAACATCCAGACCACGATGCAGGTTCCCTTGCGGCGGTACGTGGATGCGGGCGTCTCGGCCGTCCTCGGCACCGACGGCGCCGGCCTCTACGGCACCTCCGCCCCCGACGAGGCACGCGCGGCCCTGGCCTGCGGTCTCGACGAGCCGAGGCTGGCCCGGATCCGCGACACGGAAGACGCGCTGATGAAGAGACGCCAGGAGAACGAGCGGAACAGGCCCCCCCTGAGGGACTGGAGCCCGCCTCCGCCCGCCCCGCGGCGGCACTTCACCCCGGCCCGCGCGGCGGAGCTCGCAGCGCAGCGCGGCGCCGTGCGTGCGGCCCAGGCGCAGCGGCTGCACCAGCGGGGGGCCACCGTGACCAGCGAGGCGCCCGTGCTGGCGGGCCGCCCGCTGCTGTGGCTCGCGGGGGCGTGGCGCCACGCGTTCGCCGACTGGACCCCGGATGAAGTCCAGCATGCCGCCACGGTCCTCGCCGAGGTGCTGCGAGGCCTTGCCGCGCGAGGGGGGCTCCTGTTGACGGGAGGGACGTGCCACGGAATGGAAGGACTGAGCCACGGCCTCGCCGCCGAAGCGGGCGTGGATGTCCTGGGCGCCATCGTGGAGGAAACCCTCGCGGACGATCTCGATGCCCGGGTACGGACCTTCTGGCGCTGTGCGCGCTCCTTGTACGAGAAGGCCTCGCCCGTGGTTCGCCTGGTGCGCGACGCGCATGGGCTCGGGCTCTTCCTGGGAGGGGGCCTCATCGTCGCGGACGAGCAGCAGGCCGCCCTCAACCTCCGAGCCCGGCACGTGCTGCTCTCAGGACTGAGGGGGGCCGCCGTGGAGGCCGCCCGCGCCAGCAAGCACGCCCGCTTCGTCGATGACGCGGCGAGCATCCTGGCCGCGCTCGATGACACGCGTCCGTGGGGACAGCTCCGCTACCCGGGCCCCAATGAGGCCGCGGACGTCGTCCTCCTGCGGCGGGGCGCCCTGGGCGATGCCGAGCTGCTTCTGATCCGGCGGCACGACGACAGCGGCGCCGCCGCGGGGCGCATGTCCCTGCCCGGAGGCTTCGTTCGCCCTGGCGAATCGCCACGCGATGCCGCCGTCCGCGAGCTCCTGGAGGAGACGGGCTTCCGGATTCCCCCCGAGTCCCTGGTCCCCGTCACCACCGTGGCGGGCGGAGGACGCGACCCGCGCGACACCGCCGAGCGGTGGGTGCGCAGCCATGTTTTCGCGGCCCTCGTCGACGACGAAGACACCCCGCCGCCAGGCACCGCCAGCAACCTCGTCCTGGGAGGTTCGGACGCCGCGGCGGCGCTGTTCGTTTCCGTCACACGCCGGCCCCGCCTGGCCTTCGACCATGATGGCCTTGTCACCCAGTCCCTCGCGGCGCTCTCCCTGCTCTGA